The following DNA comes from Synergistaceae bacterium.
AGAAGGTTTAGAAGTAAACCACCGCCGGTGACGGCTACTCTCCGTCGCTCTCGAGCCCGGGCCACATGGCAGAAGCTTCTTCCTCGGGGAACTCGGACAGCTTCTTGCCGACCGAAGCTCGAAGAAAGTCGTCCACCCAGCGAAATACGTCGTTCCTGGCTATGGATTTTCTCAGGCCGCGCATTCGGCGCTTCCTCTCCCCCTCATCCATGGTCAGCCCCTCCACGATCGCCGAGGCTACCGCGTCGACATCGTACGGGTTGACCAGGAGCGCCCCATTCGCGAGCTGAATGGCCGCACCCGCGAACTCGCTGAGGACCAGCACCCCGTCCGCATCGGTCTTGCAGGCGCAGTACTCCTTGCACACGAGGTTCATGCCGTCCTTCAGGGACGTCACCAAGGCCATGTCCGCCCCCCGGTAGAGAGCCGCCAGCTCCTCGCGAGGCACGGTGCCGTAGCGCCAGTGAACCGGGACCCAGCCGGTCGTGGAGTACTCTCCGTTGACCCTGCTTATCAGCAGCTCTATCTCCTGTTTAAGATCCAAATATTCCCCGACGGACTCCCTGCTCGGGACCACCACCTGCATCATGCTGACCCTCCCCCTCTGCTCCGGATGAAGCTGAAGGAAACGCTGAAAACCCCTGAGCCTCTCGGGGATCCCCTTAGAGTAGTCCAGACGGTCGACCCCTAGTATATACCTGTCTGCGGATATCTCCTTCCGGATCTCATGAGAGCGTGAGATGACGCTCTTTGAAGATGCCAGGGCCGAGAAGGAGCGAAAGTCTATGCTTATCGGAACCGCGCCCACCAGGAAGACCTCGTCCTTCTTGCGAACCCGCACCACGTTCCCTCTGCCGGATGCCTTCATTTCCGGGTAGAAGATCTTGAGGCAGTCGAGAAAGTTTCTCCTGTCCCTCATGGTCTGAAAGCCCACGAACGAGTAGTGGGTAAGCTGCGACAGGATTCTCTTTCTCTGCGGCATCTTCATGAAGATGTCCACGTTTGGAAACGGGATGTGCAGGAAGAACGAGGCCTTCAGGCCGGGCCTCCTCGCGCGCAGCATCCCTCCGAGCGGGATGAGGTGATAGTCGTTGACCCAGACGAAGTCGCCCTCCTTCACGTGCCTCAGCAGGACCTTGGAGAACTTCTCGTTGGCGGTCATGTAGCCGTCCCAGTAGGAGGGGTTGAAGTCGCACCTCCCCTGGAGATCGTGAAAAAGAGGCCACAGAACGGAGTTCGAGAACCCGGAGTAGAAGGAGTCCAGGTCCTCCTTGGTGAGATTCACTGGTAGAAGCCTGTAGCCGCTCTCGGCGGACACCCGCCTGAGGATTCCGCTCAGAGCGGAGGGAGACACCTCCTGCAGGGTCCCCGGCCAGCCGGCCCACACGCCTCCCTTGTTCTTCAGCACCGGGCTGAGCGCGTTGACCAGCCCTCCAGACGCGGGCCTCCCCGCGAGTTTTCCCTCCTCGGTCGAAAGGGCGACCGGAAGGCGATTGGATACGATCAACATGCGATCTTTTGGTTTCATAAAAAACTACCCCCGTTCGGCGCCGCTCCTCGTCAGCGCGTACCTCCATAGATGGAGGAAAGCCTCCACGTTGTCCGGGTCGATCCGCAACTCCGCCGCAGTCCCGACCGACCGGCCGGCGACCAGGACACCGAGCCCGCGTCCCCGAAGGACCCTGAACGCGTCCTCGTCCGTGACGTCGTCGCCCAGATAGCAGACCGGAGTGCCTCTTTTTCGCTCCATTAGAATCCGCTCCATCGCCCTGCCCTTCGTGCACCGCGAGAGCCGATATTCGATCCCGCCGTTGAACGGAAGGACCTCCAGTCCCGCCCGCCCCGCCTCCAGGGCCAGATGGGCCGACACTTCGTCGTAGGCGTCCTTCACACTCTCTCTTCCTCGCCAGTGCAGGGCGACCGAGACCGGTTTTCTCTCGACGGCCCCGGTGGGAAATTTTGACAGCTCCCGGGCCATCGACTCCAGGGCGAGAGAGTCCTCCCGAAGAAGGGTCGGCCTCTCCAGCACTCCGTCCACGCCCAGCTTCTCACACCCGTGACACCCCCATACCTCCACGGGAAGATTCAGCAAGGATGCCACCTCCGTTGCCCTTCTGCCGGAGAGGATCACAAGATCGCCCCCCGCGTCCAGGATCGCTCGAAGAGCCCTCCTGACAGGAGGAAGAGGAGTCGCCTCGTCCCTCTCCTTTCTGAACGGTGCCAGGGTGCCGTCATAGTCGCTGACCAGAAGAGGCTTTACACCCTTGAAAGACGAAAAGAAGCGCCCGGTGGCCTCCTCGAAAGAGGATCGGTCCGTCAGATCCATCTCTCCCAATCCCCTCCGGGGGAGTCCAGCGCTATCAGCAGCGAGAGATAGCGCCTGAGTTGACTCGTTATAAGGAAGTTCTCCAGGACGTACTGGCGAGCGTTGGCTCCCATGCGATCCCTCTTCGATCTGTGGGCCAGCAAGTATCTGATTCTCATCGCGGCCCCCTGGGGAGATCGGACGCGGAAGCCGTTGAACCGGTCGATGATCTGAAGCCGGATTCCACCGACATCGCCGCCTATGACGGGCTTCTTCTTCCACAGGGCCTCGGTCACTGTCAGGCCGAACCCCTCCTTGGTGGACTTCTGCATCACCACCGAAGCCCCGGACTGAAGGGCGTTGATCGTCCTGTGAGCGTCCGAGGGGAGCAAGAGCACGTGGACATCCGGGTCCTGCTCCGCGGCGCTCTGCACCTCTGCGAGGACCTCGCCCGACTCGGGATCGTCCGTCGCCCCGCCTCCCGCGAGGACGAGGCGGAGGTCTACATGCTCGCGGGCTATCCTGAAGCTCTCTATGACCCCGAGAGGGTCCTTGAATCTGTCGAAGCGCGACACCTGCAGGACCACCGGCTTGTCCAGGGGCACATCCAGCCTCCTGTAGACCCTGGCGATCTCTCCCCGGGTCAGCTTGACGTTCTTCTCGCTCAGCGGGTCGATGCTCGGAGTGATGAGATGCCGGGGGTGAGGCAGAGGCTGGGCGAAATCGGGCAGAGAGAAGATGGAGGCGTCGTACCCCTCTACCTGCTTTTTCACGAAGCGCCACACGGAGCGGTTCGGAGAGCTGACGTCGATGTGGCAGCGCCATATCCATTTCCCCCTCCTGTTGGGGAGCATCCCCAGCAGAGCGGCTGGTTGAGGATCGTGGATGAAGACATAGTCCGCCTCCTCCAGCAGGCCGCCCAGCCTGCCGGCATTTCGCTTGTTCGCCTCCATGTAGGCCTCCACGTGCCCCTCGGAGAGCCCGCCGGGCATGCCCTGGAGCGAGTTGTGCAGCGTCTTCGTGCAGGCGAAGAAGTCCGGATCCCCGTCTATGACCTCCCACGCAACGTCGAGCCCCAACTCCTTTGAAAGAGGAATCATAGAGGAGAGAATCTCCGCCACCCCTCCTCCCTCCTTGGTGGAGTTCACGTGCACGATCTTCTTTCCCCCGAGCATTTCGGCGATGACTCTCAGACTGTCCATCGCGTGAGAGCCGACCACCCCCGCGTATCTCTCAAGCATGTCGGTCATCGTCTCGCCTCCTGCTCCGCGCGAACCTCTCAAGAATGGCGACCACCTGCGACTTAAGCTCTCCAAGAGAGAAGAGGTAGGAGTCGACCGATTGTAGCGCGCTTCTCAACTTTTTCGTCTCGTCGCCGAATTGCTCCAGCCATAGGGTGAAGTCGTCCTTCCCCTCCTCGGAGCGCCTCCTGCCGTCTATGTAGTGATGGAAGAAGCTCTGCAGGCTGGACGTTTTGACCTCCTTCGGGAAGTCGTCCAGCGAGGAGACCTCCCGCCCCGTGTCGAACATCAGCTTCGTGCAGTCGATGAAGAAGAAATCCCTGTCGCTCTTCTTCCAGCTCATGAAATCATCCCTGTCCAAATGGGCGTCCAGGATGTCCTCCAGAATCTCCCGGACCTCCTCCATGTCCTTGCAGTCCGCCGCGTTGACCGAGCTCAGCTCTTCGGCCAGCTCCACGTCACCCAGCCCGCTATCGGCCCACGTGGCGAAATCATTGTTATACTCCGACTCCGCGATATGAGGGCGCAGCATCCTGCCCCAGAAATGGTAGTATATCGAGCTTGTCGGGATGGTCGACACGGCCGCTCGAAGCTCGCGGAGCGACTGAGCCCGTATCCCGGTGCTGACGGTAAGAAGCGAGCAATCCATGAATCTGAAGGGGACGGGAACGCCCCCGCTGTCTTGTTCCGTCACTCTCTCTCCTCCCCTTGAATAGCCCTCGGCATGTCGAGTATATCACGGACACAAGGCCGTCTATTCCTTTTAATACATACAAAACGAGGCCCGTCCTTAAGGACGGGCCTCTGGCGAACTCCTATTCAAAGCGCAGACTGAGTGCGGCTACGCCCTCTGAGGCGACTTCTCCCACCAGCCGGCGAGCATGCCCGCAACCATGTAGATAGAGCTGTACGTCCCCGCGGTGATGCCTATCAGCAGCGCGAATGAGAAGATGCGCAGGACGTTCCCTCCCCACAGAAAGAGGGCGACCAGAGGTAGCAGGGTGGTCAAGGATGTGTTGATGGTCCGTGAGAGGGTCTCGTTGATCGATTTGTTGAGCAGCGTGATAATTCCGTCGCTCCTCAACGTATTCCAGTTCTCGCGCACCCTGTCCAGCACGACGATCGAATTGTTGATCGAGTAGCCAACAATCGTCAGTATCGCTGCGATGAACGACGAGGAGACCTCCATGCCGGTGAGACTGAATACCCCCAGGGTGATGATAGCGTCGTGCATCAGGGCGAGCACGCTGACCACCGCGAAGCGGAACTGGAAGCGCACGGAGATGTACACCAGTATGCCTGCGAGGGAGAGACCGAGCGCGATCATGGCCTCTTTCCTTAGCTCGGCGCCTACCACCGGGCCCACCTTCTCTATTCCGACCACATGCATATCCGGGTACTTCGCGCGTAGAGCATCCACCACCGCGACCCTGGTCTGATCGTCGCCCACGCCGGTTCGGATTATCACTGCCACATCGCTGTAGGCCTGGATTATGGCCCCATCCTGTCCAATCGACGCAAGGATATTGCGCACTTCGCCCACGGAGACGGCGGCTGGGAACTCGACTTGCACCACGTTGCCGCCGGTGAAGTCTATCCCGAGGTTCAGCCCCCTGAAGAGGAGCAGCCCGAAGCTCGCCAGGACGCAGATAAGGCTGAACAGCAACGTAGCCTTGCGGTACTTCATGAAATCAATGTAAAAACCTTTCATAACCAGCTCTCCACCTCTCTCAGGAACGGGACGCCGCGGACTTCGCGGTGCGAGCGCTCATAAACAGCTGCAGTATTGTGCGGGTTACGACCACGTTGCAGAAGACGCTGGCGACTATTCCCACGCTCAAAGTCGCGGCGAAGCCCCTTACCGGGCCGCTGCCGAAGTAAAATAGCACGGCTGCTGCGATAAGGGTGGTGATGTTCGCGTCGAGTATGGTGGTCAGGGCCTTCTTGAAGCCGGCGTCCACCGCGGCCAGCGGAGTCTTGCCCGCGCGCTGCTCCTCCTTCATGCGCTCGTAGATGAGGACGTTGCCGTCCACCGCCATGCCGATCGTGAGCACGATTCCCGCTATGCCTGGAAGGGTGAGGGTGGCCTTCAGGGTGATCAGTCCCGCGAATACCAGCAGGATGGTCAAGATAAGAGCCGCGT
Coding sequences within:
- the secF gene encoding protein translocase subunit SecF, encoding MKGFYIDFMKYRKATLLFSLICVLASFGLLLFRGLNLGIDFTGGNVVQVEFPAAVSVGEVRNILASIGQDGAIIQAYSDVAVIIRTGVGDDQTRVAVVDALRAKYPDMHVVGIEKVGPVVGAELRKEAMIALGLSLAGILVYISVRFQFRFAVVSVLALMHDAIITLGVFSLTGMEVSSSFIAAILTIVGYSINNSIVVLDRVRENWNTLRSDGIITLLNKSINETLSRTINTSLTTLLPLVALFLWGGNVLRIFSFALLIGITAGTYSSIYMVAGMLAGWWEKSPQRA
- a CDS encoding glycosyltransferase, with amino-acid sequence MTDMLERYAGVVGSHAMDSLRVIAEMLGGKKIVHVNSTKEGGGVAEILSSMIPLSKELGLDVAWEVIDGDPDFFACTKTLHNSLQGMPGGLSEGHVEAYMEANKRNAGRLGGLLEEADYVFIHDPQPAALLGMLPNRRGKWIWRCHIDVSSPNRSVWRFVKKQVEGYDASIFSLPDFAQPLPHPRHLITPSIDPLSEKNVKLTRGEIARVYRRLDVPLDKPVVLQVSRFDRFKDPLGVIESFRIAREHVDLRLVLAGGGATDDPESGEVLAEVQSAAEQDPDVHVLLLPSDAHRTINALQSGASVVMQKSTKEGFGLTVTEALWKKKPVIGGDVGGIRLQIIDRFNGFRVRSPQGAAMRIRYLLAHRSKRDRMGANARQYVLENFLITSQLRRYLSLLIALDSPGGDWERWI
- a CDS encoding trehalose-6-phosphate synthase; the encoded protein is MKPKDRMLIVSNRLPVALSTEEGKLAGRPASGGLVNALSPVLKNKGGVWAGWPGTLQEVSPSALSGILRRVSAESGYRLLPVNLTKEDLDSFYSGFSNSVLWPLFHDLQGRCDFNPSYWDGYMTANEKFSKVLLRHVKEGDFVWVNDYHLIPLGGMLRARRPGLKASFFLHIPFPNVDIFMKMPQRKRILSQLTHYSFVGFQTMRDRRNFLDCLKIFYPEMKASGRGNVVRVRKKDEVFLVGAVPISIDFRSFSALASSKSVISRSHEIRKEISADRYILGVDRLDYSKGIPERLRGFQRFLQLHPEQRGRVSMMQVVVPSRESVGEYLDLKQEIELLISRVNGEYSTTGWVPVHWRYGTVPREELAALYRGADMALVTSLKDGMNLVCKEYCACKTDADGVLVLSEFAGAAIQLANGALLVNPYDVDAVASAIVEGLTMDEGERKRRMRGLRKSIARNDVFRWVDDFLRASVGKKLSEFPEEEASAMWPGLESDGE
- the otsB gene encoding trehalose-phosphatase, with product MDLTDRSSFEEATGRFFSSFKGVKPLLVSDYDGTLAPFRKERDEATPLPPVRRALRAILDAGGDLVILSGRRATEVASLLNLPVEVWGCHGCEKLGVDGVLERPTLLREDSLALESMARELSKFPTGAVERKPVSVALHWRGRESVKDAYDEVSAHLALEAGRAGLEVLPFNGGIEYRLSRCTKGRAMERILMERKRGTPVCYLGDDVTDEDAFRVLRGRGLGVLVAGRSVGTAAELRIDPDNVEAFLHLWRYALTRSGAERG